In one Suricata suricatta isolate VVHF042 chromosome 9, meerkat_22Aug2017_6uvM2_HiC, whole genome shotgun sequence genomic region, the following are encoded:
- the C9H14orf119 gene encoding uncharacterized protein C14orf119 homolog, with translation MPLESSSSSMPLPFPTPLPSVPDSVTNSSPPPMSYITSQEMKCILHWFASWSGPQRERFLQDLVAKAVPGKLQPLLEGLEQLSLSGANRPPCIFECQLRLWDQWFRGWAEQERNEFVRQLEVNEPDFVAQFYQAVAATAGKD, from the coding sequence ATGCCACTGGAATCATCTTCCTCTTCGATGCCACTACCCTTCCCTACTCCCTTACCCTCAGTACCAGACAGTGTTActaactcttcccctcccccaatgtCTTACATCACTTCCCAGGAGATGAAGTGTATTCTACACTGGTTTGCCAGTTGGTCAGGTCCCCAGCGTGAACGTTTCCTACAGGACCTGGTAGCTAAGGCAGTGCCGGGAAAACTACAGCCACTGCTGGAAGGTCTGGAGCAGCTTAGTTTGTCTGGAGCAAACCGACCACCTTGTATCTTTGAGTGTCAACTACGTCTTTGGGATCAGTGGTTTCGAGGTTGGGCTGAGCAGGAGCGCAACGAATTTGTCAGGCAGCTGGAGGTCAATGAGCCAGACTTTGTGGCACAGTTTTACCAAGCAGTGGCTGCTACAGCTGGTAAAGATTGA
- the LMLN2 gene encoding LOW QUALITY PROTEIN: leishmanolysin-like peptidase 2 (The sequence of the model RefSeq protein was modified relative to this genomic sequence to represent the inferred CDS: substituted 1 base at 1 genomic stop codon): MLLLLLFLGVAASRCLHDETQKSVSLLRPPLSERAPDFRSSSFTQPGSRDPQPLRIRTCYTRDPVSDGAWDPERARTRGGPRALMAARQAARRLQGVLAVPPVQGPLLLSRDPAQYCHAVWGDPDTPNYHRCSLLNPAYKGESCLGVKIPDAHLRGYALWPEQGPPQLVQPDGPGVQNADFLLYVRVAHTSKCHGEVSLGGSXTPSRHPLGPSLLSSVGVSIFWKISSVFPHIPAFHLYLVLARPQPSVIAYAACCQLDSEDRPLAGTIVYCAQHLTSPRLSHSDIITATLHELLHTLGFSGQLFKKWRDCPSGPGVPENCSTRQQVTRRDEWGQLLLTTPAVSRSLAKHLGVLGASLGVPLEEEGPLSSHWEARLLQGSVMTATFDGARRTRLDPITLAAFKDSGWYQVNHSAAEELLWGRGSGLEFGLVTTCGTGSSDFFCTGSGLGCHYLHLDKGSCASDPALEGCRLYKPLANRSECWKEENGFPPGAANPHGEIYHSQSRCFLANLTSQLLHGDKTRHPSQIPHPKEAELAGRCYLHQCTERGAYKVQVEGSPWASCLPGKAIQIPGYHGLLFCPWGRLCQTNEGSNAVTSPPVSLSTQDLLFHLSLQLAGPPGYSVGKETLEELTEAVLQALVSRGPTGRCYFHSPSTSTGLVFTVYMWKSSGCYGPSVGMLHRALTLSLKKKPLEVYYGGASFTTEHIKSLVTMDRNSSMTHLGLAMGLCLTLLILVGALGTMAYQKRAILQVAPSSPYHSPELQDIRGPAEGVREV, from the exons atgctgctgctgctgctgttcctGGGGGTTGCCGCAAGCCGGTGCCTCCATGATGAGACACAGAAGTCTGTGAGCCTGCTCAGGCCGCCTCTCTCCGAACGTGCCCCAGACTTCCGCTCTTCCTCCTTCACCCAGCCTGGCTCCCGTGATCCTCAACCCCTGAGAATCCGAACCTGCTATACCAGAGATCCTGTATCGGATGGAGCTTGGGATCCCGAGAGAGCCAGAACGAGAGGGGGACCTCGAGCTCTGATGGCTGCCAGACAGGCCGCTAGGCGACTCCAGGGTGTCCTCGCAG TCCCTCCAGTGCAAGGACCCTTGCTTCTGAGTCGAGACCCTGCACAGTACTGCCATGCTGTCTGGGGAGACCCAGACACCCCAAACTACCACAG GTGCAGCCTCTTGAACCCAGCTTACAAAGGAGAGAGTTGCCTGGGGGTAAAG ATCCCTGATGCCCATCTCCGTGGTTATGCATTGTGGCCAGAGCAGGGGCCCCCACAACTGGTCCAGCCAGATGGGCCTGGGGTTCAAAACGCTGATTTTCTCCTGTATGTGCGGGTTGCCCACACTTCCAAGTGCCATGGAGAGGTGAG TTTGGGTGGGAGCTAAACGCCTTCACGCCATCCCTTGGGACCAtccctgctgagttctgtgggtgtgtctattttctggaagatttCTTCTGTGTTCCCCCACATCCCTGCTTTCCACCTCTACCTTGTCCTGGCCCGTCCACAGCCTTCTGTCATAGCCTACGCTGCCTGCTGCCAGCTGGACTCAGAAGACAGGCCCCTTGCTGGTACCATTGTCTACTGTGCCCAACATCTCACCAGCCCCAGACTCAGCCATAGTGACATCATCACG GCCACGCTACATGAACTGCTCCATACTCTGGGTTTCTCTGGACAGCTCTTCAAGAAGTGGCGGGATTGCCCCTCAGGCCCCGGTG TTCCAGAGAACTGTTCTACAAGGCAACAAGTCACAAGGCGAGATGAGTGGGGACAGCTGCTTCTCACCACCCCGGCTGTCAGCCGCAGCCTGGCCAAACACTTGGGAGTGCTGGGGGCTTCACTGGGTGTGCCCTTAGAAGAAGAG GGCCCTTTGTCTTCACACTGGGAGGCCCGACTGCTCCAGGGTTCTGTAATGACTGCTACCTTTGACGGTGCCCGGCGCACTCGACTCGATCCCATCACTCTTGCTGCCTTCAAAGATTCAGGCTGGTACCAAGTCAACCACAGCGCTGCAGAGGAGCTGTTGTGGGGTCGGG GATCTGGCCTGGAATTTGGCCTGGTGACCACATGTGGAACTGGCTCCTCAGACTTCTTCTGTACAGGCAG CGGACTGGGCTGCCACTACCTGCACCTGGACAAGGGGAGCTGTGCCTCAGACCCGGCCCTGGAAGGCTGCCGCCTGTACAAGCCCTTGGCCAACAGG AGTGAATGCTGGAAGGAGGAAAATGGATTCCCACCTGGGGCAGCCAACCCCCACGGGGAAATTTACCATTCCCAGAGTCGTTGCTTCCTTGCCAACCTCACTTCACAACTGCTCCATGGGGACAAAACCAGGCATCCCTCTCAGATCCCACACCCGAAGGAAGCAGAGCTCGCTGGCCGCTGCTACTTACATCAATGCACAGAGAGGGGAGCATACAAGGTGCAGGTAGAGGGATCACCCTGGGCCTCATGCCTGCCTGGAAAGGCTATTCAG ATACCTGGGTACCATGGTCTTCTCTTCTGTCCCTGGGGTCGGCTGTGTCAGACGAATGAAGGTAGCAATGCTGTTACCTCCCCACCTGTGAGTCTTTCCACCCAAGACCTGTTATTCCATCTGTCTTTACAATTAGCTGGGCCCCCAGGCTACTCTGTGGGGAAGGAAACACTAGAAGAGCTGACTGAAGCAGTACTACAGGCTCTGGTGAGCAGAGGACCCACTGGCAG GTGCTATTTCCACAGCCCCTCCACTTCCACTGGTCTGGTGTTCACTGTGTACATGTGGAAGTCCTCTGGCTGCTACGGGCCTTCTGTTGGTATGCTGCACAGGGCCCTGACCCTGAGTCTCAAGAAGAAACCCCTAGAAGTGTATTATGGAGGAGCCAGCTTTACCACAGAACACATCAA GTCACTGGTTACCATGGACCGTAATTCCTCCATGACTCATCTAGGGCTGGCCATGGGACTCTGCCTAACTCTGCTTATCCTGGTGGGTGCACTGGGAACCATGGCCTATCAGAAAAGAGCTATTCTTCAGGTGGCACCATCTTCCCCTTACCATTCACCAGAGCTCCAAGACATAAGGGGCCCAGCTGAAGGAGTAAGAGAGGTGTGA